A window of Helicobacter pylori genomic DNA:
TAGCCCGCTTGAAAGCCGATCCCGTTCATCGCGCCGTTGTTGGTGGTTGAAGCGGCGATTAGACCAGCGCGTCTGAAAGGGTTATTGCCTAATTCCTGACTTCTAGATTGCACTTGAGAATGGATATTGGAGTCAATATAGTAATTATCTTGTATGCCTTGCGGGCTATAAGGGTTGTTCTTTTTACTCACCACATTTTGCAAAGATTGCGCATCAGGCAAGCTTGAGACAGCGGCCGTGATGCTGTCATAATGTTCGCCTAGCTTTTGGTATTGGCTGCTGAAATTCGCTAAAGTGTAGGCGAGGTTTCGTGCATGATTGATTTGCTCGGCTTGGTTGCCAAAATGAGCGAGGCTGTCTTTTAAGGCCGTTACGCTTTGTTCCACATACGCGCAACCGGCTCCCCAAGTGTTAGAAGTAACCGTGCCGGATGGCGTGCCACGGAGGTTGCCATCGCTACCCTTTTCATGGCATACCCCTAAAGAGTCTTTCACAAAGGCTGCAGGGATTCTTTCAAAGTCTTTCACCACTTGTTGGGCGCGGTTTAAAATCTCCGCTTGCGCTTTGGCGTTAGCGAACATGCTTTGAGCGAAGTCAGCGTCCTTGTAGGGGTTGAATGTTTTTCCAGCGTCCAAATTGCTTTGATTTTGCGCGTTTGCGGTAACGATTTTGGATTGCTCTACGGCTATTGCAGCGTTTTTGATCATGTCTTGAATCGCGCTGATTTCGTTTTTAAAATTCCCGCACGCTGTCCCATCTCCGTTTATACCTTGCCAATAATTTTTACCGCCATTGCTCAACCATGGGCATGCTTCATTTATGGTGGTTAAAATGATGCTCGCTTGTTGTAAAAGTTCTTGAGCGTTGTTGGAGACTTTGATTTCTTCTTTAGTTTCTTCATATTCCCCATTGACCCACTTGATCGAAACAAATTGCCCGTTAGTCCATGGGAATTTCCATCTTTCTCCTGGCGTGACAGTATCGTTTTTCTTCCTTTTAATTTCAAAAGTGAGTTCTTTGGTGTCGCTTAAAGCAGGAATATCTTGCCCGCTGCTCCCGAAAGCCTTTTGAATGATCTGGTAAGCCCTATTGATTTTCGCGTAATTTTCAGTGGATATACCGCTCCACTTTCCTGGTTCATAAAACGAATCGCAAGTAATGGTAGTCCCCCCATTTGATGGCACATTTTCAAAGGTTTGAACGCCTCCATTTTTATTTTTGTCAGATCCAGGACCGCAAACGCTGATCGCATAGCTCATCACTTGCCACAACCCTGCTGCTGCATTCAAGCTCAAAAGCACGGCTTGATACGCCGGGGAATTGGTTTTGTCGTTGATTAAATTCTTCGCGCTCGCGTTCAAATTAGTCCTTGTGTTATTGATAGCGATCGGATCTGCAGATTGCTTGATGAGAGTGTTTAGGACGCTATAGCTCGTTAAAAGATTGTTCAACCTTTCATAGCTGTCTGAAAGATCTTGAATGCCTTTGGTGTTTTTCACCATTTGGGTGGATTCACCGATTTGATAGCCCACACTGACAAAAAAGCCGTTGTCTTCAGCGCTTAAAGCGGAAACTAAAAGCGAACCTAAGGTTAATGACAGAAATGTTTTCTTCATGTTTTCTCCTTTTTCCTTTAAAATAAGATTGAAATCGTTGGTGAGCCTTGCAGAAATGTGTCTTTAAGTAAAGCCATACTGCAAGCTTTCGTTAATATAGAAAAAAAAAAAAAAAGGTTTTTGTAGCGTTTCTAAACAAATATTAAACCAATGAAAATGATTTTTAAAGAAATGAGATTGTTTGAAGAGAAGTAACTATAAAAAAAGGGGGGGTTAATTTTATTTTAAAGCTTATTTTCTTAAGTGAAATTCATTTTCTTAAGAATATAGGGGGTATTTGAAAATCATTCTCCCTACAACCCCCCTTAAGTATCCCCCTAAGAAGAGCGCTTTTTAATCAAGTCATCGCTTGACTAGCGTCAAGCTTTTCTTATTAGCACTTGTGCAAGCTTTTTACTAAAAACGCTAAAGTATTTTTAGATTTCATTTCCCTACATAGACTTGTCTTGGACGCGTGATCCTGGCTTGCGGGCTTTTGATATGTTCTAAAAGTTGTGCACACCAGCCCACGGTCCTACCGATGACAAAAACCGGTGTGAAAAAACGCACCGGGATTTTTAAAGCCCTTAAAATGGTGCCGGAGTAAAAATCCACATTAGGGTAGAGATTCCTTTCAATGAAATACTCATCTTTCAGAGCGATTTCTTCCACTTTTGCAGCGATTTCGCTCAAGCGTTCGTCCATTTTAACGCCCTTTTTATGCAATTCGTCTTTCAAGCCTTTGAGGATTTTAGCGCGCGGATCGTAACTCTTATACACCCTATGCCCAAAGCCCATGAGCTTGAAGCTATCGTTTTTGTCTTTCACTCGCGCGATGTATTTATCCACATTTTTCACATCGCCAATTTCTTCTAATTGGATAAGCACTTTTTCATTCGCTCCGCCATGCAAATGCCCCCATAAAGCGCTAATGCCCGCGCTAATGGCTGCATAAGGATGCACGCCGGTGCTAGCGACATTCCTTACTGTGGTAGAAGAGGCGTTTTGCCCATGATCAGCGTGTAGGGTTAAGATTTTATCAAAGGCTTCCACTTCTAGGGGCGTGATTCCCACTTCGCCTTGAGTGGTGTGTTTCAAGCGGCTATAAGGATAACCTCTCAGCATGAAAAGGATATTTTCCACATAAGAACGCGCGATATCCGGATAAATGATAGGCGCTCCCACTTCATTACGATAGCAAATAGCCGCAAGCGTGGGGATTTTAGCGACAATTCTTCTGGCCATGGTTTGGTAATCTTCTTCAGTGTGCATGTTTTGGTGCGTGGAATAAAGGGTGGATAAAATAGACACACCGCTAGAGAGTTTCGCCATAGGGTGGGCGTTGCTAGGGAAAGCTGAAAACATGTTGAGTAAGCTTTCATGCACAAAACTTCTGTGGCGTAATTCCAGTTCAAATTCTAAGCTTTCATCTTTATTTTTGGGTAGTTCTCCTGTGAGTAAGAGTCTGCACACATCTACATATTCGTAGTTAGCGACGAGATCTTCTATTTTATGCCCTCTATAATACAATTCGCCTTGTTTGCCATCAATGTAGCTAATGGTGGATTGGCAGCCGGCAGTGGAAGAATACCCTGGGTCGTAAGAAAAAAGCCCGGTCGTTTCAAAAAGTTTGGAAAAATCCACCGCTTTAGGCCCACGAGTGCATTTAATGGTTTCAAATTCATAGCGTTCATTGTTTTCATTGTTGATTAAAGTAACAGACATTGTGATCTCCTTAAGTATTTGATAGCGTTCAGCTCCTATTATAAGCCAAAAAATTAAATGATTTCTTTTTAAAAACATTTCGTTTTTTTAAGTTATTTTCAATCGCTACTTTTAAACACGCATTCAAAAAAGATTTTTAGGGGTTATAAGTATTTTTGCGCTAATATAGTCATTCAAACTTTAGAAAAAGGATAGACAATGGCTTACAACCCTAAAATTTTACAAAAACCTAAAGAGGGCGAAGAAATTACGATTAAAGGGGGGAAATTGCATGTGCCAAACCACCCTATTATCCCTTTTATTGAAGGCGATGGCATTGGATCAGATATTACCCCAGCGATGATTAAAGTGGTGGATAGCGCGGTTCAAAAAGCTTACAAAGGCGAGAAAAAAATCGCATGGTATGAAGTGTTTGTGGGCGAAAAATGCTATCAAAAATTTAAAGATCACAAGGAATTAAGCCCCGAAGAGCAATGGCTTTTACCGGACACTATTGAAGCGATCAACCACTATAAAGTCTCCATTAAAGGGCCTTTGACCACGCCTATTGGTGAGGGGTTTAGATCGTTAAATGTAGCGTTACGCCAAAAAATGGATTTGTATGTGTGCTTGAGGCCGGTAAGGTGGTACGGGAGTCCAAGCCCAGTTAAAGAGCCAGAAAAAGTGGATATGGTGATCTTTAGAGAAAATTCCGAAGACATTTATGCGGGCATTGAATGGCAAGAAGGCAGCGCGGAAGCGAAAAAACTCATCCATTTTTTACAAAACGAGTTAAAGGTTAAAAAAATCCGTTTCCCTGAAAGCAGCGGCATAGGGGTAAAACCCATTAGTAAAGAAGGCACAGAAAGGTTGGTGAGGAAAGCGATTGAATACGCTATTGATAACGACAAGCCAAGCGTAACTTTTGTGCATAAAGGTAACATCATGAAATACACCGAAGGGGCGTTCATGAAATGGGGCTATGCGCTCGCTCAAAAAGAATTTAACGCTCAAGTCATTGACAAAGGCCCATGGTGTTCTTTGAAAAACCCTAAAACCGGTAAAGAAATCATCATTAAAGACATGATCGCTGATGCGTTTTTGCAACAAATCCTTTTGCGCCCTAGCGAATACAGCGTCATTGCGACCATGAATTTAAACGGAGACTATATCTCTGATGCATTAGCGGCGATGGTGGGGGGCATTGGGATCGCTCCTGGGGCGAATCTTAACGACACAGTGGGCATGTTTGAAGCCACCCATGGCACCGCTCCTAAATACGCCGGGCTAGATAAAGTCAATCCGGGGTCTATTATTTTGAGTGCAGAAATGATGTTAAGGCATATGGGCTGGGTGGAAGCGGCTGATTTGATCGTTTCTGCGATGGAAAAAGCGATTAAGAGCAAGAAAGTTACTTATGATTTCGCTCGTTTGATGGATGGGGCTAAAGAAGTCAAATGCTCTGAGTTTGCTAGCGTGATGATCGATCACATGTAAAAGAGCGTTTTTAAGCTTTTAATGGCGTTTGAATGCAATTAGACTAATACTATCATAAGGAATAAAGTTGATAAAATTTGTGCGTAATGTGGTTTTGTTCATTTTAACAGCGATCTTTTTAGTGCTCATGCTCGTGGCAAGCTATTGCATGCCTCATTATAGCGTGGCTGTCATTAGTGGGGTGGAAGTCAAAAGAATGAATGAAAATGAAAACACGCCCAATAAGGAAACAAAAACCCTTGCTAGAGATGTCTATTTTGTGCAAACTTACGACCCTAAGGATCAAAAAAGCGTGACCGTTTATCGTAACGAAGACACGCGCTTTGGCTTCCCTTACTATTTTAAGTTTAATTCGGCTGATATTTCGGCTCTCGCTCAAAGTTTAGTCAACCAACAAGTGGAAGTGCAATACTATGGCTGGCGGATCAATTTGTTTAACATGTTCCCTAATGTGATTTTTATAAAGCCCTTAAAAGAGAGCGCTGAAGTGTCAAAACCCATTTTTAGCTGGATTTTATACGCTTTATTGCTTGGGGGGTATTTTATCAGCGTGCGATCGGTTCGCTCTTTATTTAAGGGCAAAGCTCATTAATTCTTTCAAACTTTTTTGAAAAATCGCAATGGGGTTATTGGAACGCTCATTAAAAAGCTCAATATAAGGCAAACTGATGCTGTAAAAAGCGGTGTTGTTTTCTCTTAAATTGATAGCGATTTGATAATCTAGTTTGTGGGATTTCAATAAAAAGTCATTCAACAAACAATCGTTGATTAAACCCAAATTGTCATGGCTAATCAAAAGCGTTTTGGCTTTTAATCTCAAGGCTAAATCCAGCATGTTTTCTTCTAAAGTGATAGGCACGCATAACCCTCCAGCCCCTTCAACGATGACTAAATCGTAAGTTTTGGTGAAATGGTGGATGCGTTGGATTAAATGATTGGTGTCAATAGGGGCGTTTGGATCTTCTTCTTGTTGGGCGATGAGGGGGGCTGAAGCTTTGTGATAACGATAGAATGAAATGTCTTTTAAGGTTAAAGAGCTGTCTAAAAGGCGGTTATCTTGCAAGAACAAATGCGCATCGCTAGAATGATTGATTGCATCATTGACGCCGGTTTCAATGGGTTTTAACAAAATCGTTTTAATGCCACAAGTATTGCAATATTGGGCTAATAGCCTAGCGCAAGTGGTTTTGCCGGCGTTGGTGTTAGTCGCACTGATAAAGAGCATGGTTTAACCCTTAAATTTATAGTCATCGCCCATAAAGTGGTAAGCCCCATCAAAGATTTGAGCGGTCAATACCTTTTTAACTTGTGGTAACTTCACATTCTTAAGCGCTTCTTTTGGGACTTCAATTACGAGTTGGTTAAACGATTGGTCGCTTAAGGGGTTATCAATATCAAAAATGAAATTTAAGATATTGTGGAGCGAGTTATAAGTAATCTTGTCAATCAAAGCGTAAGTTAGTCTTACTCTCTCTGCTTGGTCAATAGCGGTTACAATACTTTTAGATAGTCTAGGGCTGATGTTATCAAGCTGTGTCGCTAAATCTGTCGGCGAGATGAAACAATAACCTGCATCGGTGTCTATAGTGTTAGCAAGGACATTAGCGATTAGTCTTTTACTCGCTTTTCTGCCTTGTTTCATCGCTTTGACAAGGTTATTGACCTTAATGTTGTGGTTGTAACTTTGTCTGTAACTTTTACTCATAGCGCATTTTTGTTGTTCTCGCTCTTTAATGGCTTGTTGCTCCCAATTTTCTATCTCATCAATAGTGAAAACTTTAGGGTGTCCATACGCACGAACCCTACTTTGTGTCCTTTTAATATACCCTTTGATTTCATTTTCAAATGTGTCTGTAAGGTTGCCAATAGTAAGGGGCATATAAATTGCTTTGATTTGTGTTTTAGCAATGTCTTCAAAAGCTATACCATAATTGTCTTTTTCAGGGTTTTTATCAAAGAATGTAAAGACTTGATTTTGTAGTCTTGTGAGAGATTGTGGTAATTTGCTAGGGACAGAGAATGTGATGTTATTAAATTTGCTCCACACCTTACCGAAAGTCTTTGGTTCAGCGCTCACCAATTCCACCTTATTAGTCTTTGCGCTTTCGCAATAACAAATCGCCGCTTGATTGAATTGTCTCGCCCATAATAACAAGTGGTTTTTTAAATCAAATGTGTTACTAGGTTCATTGACAAATACAAAAAAGCTAGTCTCTTTATCAGGGATAAGGTCGTCTTTTAAATTGTCTTTCCAATAACCAATTACTTGAATATAACCGATGAAATCTCGCTTTTGGTCTAGGAGAGATTTTAATTCTCTTGTTCTTTGCATATTGTCTTTTTGAGTGTAGAAGTATCTCTCAACGAATTTCTTACTAGACATAAAGTCTCTCATTGTGGTTTCGCTTTCAGGGTTTAAGAATTTACTAACAAAAGACTTACCTAATGCTGTGGATAGTTTGAGGGTGATAGTCCTATACTCTCTCAAAAAAGCATCAGCAATATAAGAAGCTTCTACAGGGTTAGGGTCGTCATTCCACTTTTTAGCTACTTTGTCTAACTCGGCGACTTTATAACCGCTCTTATAAGCTCCTATCAGTTTTTCTCGTTCCTTTTCGGTAAAGTCTTTAATAAAAGCTTCTTTAAAAGGTCTAAACGCTGAAATAGTCCCAAAAGGTAGTCCGCTTTTGATTTTATTGACAATGCTAATACGACTAGCGCTTTCAATCGTGGAAGCTTTAATAGTCTCTGTGGGTTGTTGGTTTTTAAGTCGTGAGAGTTCATCGCCAAAAGCATCTAAAGTGTCTCTTAAAGATAAGCCATCTTTTATTTTCACTCTAGGTTTATTCGCTTTCATTAGTCTTTTGTTCTCCATAGCCCTATCAATAGCCTCTGTCAAAGAGTATGTCTTTCTAGGCTCATCAACCATTTCTAAAAAATCGTAATTCAACATCGTTTTCGTGTCTTTCCATATTTTAGGTTCTCAATTCTAACCAATCTAATGCTATTATTAATCGTTAATGGTAATTTTAATGCGGTTATTTGCTATAATGTTAAAACTTCACATGTAAGGTTGGTCTTATGAATATTTTATTTGGAATTAGCGACACGCAAGAATGTTATAACGCTATTAAATTCGCTGTCAAATTAGCCCATTCGCTTAAAGAGGTTCGTTTTACCCTATTGCATGTGAGCATGGAAGTGTTTATTTATAGCGAAAGCGGGATGATGGATTATGGCCAAACAGAAGCCTTAGAAGAAGAAAAAGCTAAGGCTTTGTTAAAACAATTTGAAGAGGCTTTCAAAAAGGAAAATATAGAATGCGAGAGCGTTCTAAAAAGCGGTGATTTGATTGATGTGGTCTTGGATATGGCAAAAGATTATGATTTGTTGTTGATCGGGGCGAGCGAATCTAATTTGTTGTATCGTTTGTTCATTTCACACCAAAATAGCTTGGTTGAGCAGTCCAGTATCCCTGTAGTGATCGCTAAATAACATGAAAATCTATAAAATACCCACCCCCACCATGTCGCAAGTGATCATGCTCAATGACTCTATCACGACAGCGGAATTTGTGATCTCTGCTTTAAGGGATTTTTTTGACAAGCCTTTGAAGGAGGCTCAAGAACTCATGCTAAATATCCATCGTGATGGCGAGGGGGTTTGTGGCGTCTATCCTTATGATATTGCCAGGTATAGGGCAGCATGCGTGAAAGACAAGGCTAGAGCGTTAAATTTCCCTTTAAGATTATTGGTAGAAGAGATAAGATGATGGATAAATTCAATAAAGATTTGAATGGCGTGTTGGCTCAAGCTTTAGATTTAGCCCTAGATTTTAACCAT
This region includes:
- a CDS encoding SabA family sialic acid-binding adhesin, which translates into the protein MKKTFLSLTLGSLLVSALSAEDNGFFVSVGYQIGESTQMVKNTKGIQDLSDSYERLNNLLTSYSVLNTLIKQSADPIAINNTRTNLNASAKNLINDKTNSPAYQAVLLSLNAAAGLWQVMSYAISVCGPGSDKNKNGGVQTFENVPSNGGTTITCDSFYEPGKWSGISTENYAKINRAYQIIQKAFGSSGQDIPALSDTKELTFEIKRKKNDTVTPGERWKFPWTNGQFVSIKWVNGEYEETKEEIKVSNNAQELLQQASIILTTINEACPWLSNGGKNYWQGINGDGTACGNFKNEISAIQDMIKNAAIAVEQSKIVTANAQNQSNLDAGKTFNPYKDADFAQSMFANAKAQAEILNRAQQVVKDFERIPAAFVKDSLGVCHEKGSDGNLRGTPSGTVTSNTWGAGCAYVEQSVTALKDSLAHFGNQAEQINHARNLAYTLANFSSQYQKLGEHYDSITAAVSSLPDAQSLQNVVSKKNNPYSPQGIQDNYYIDSNIHSQVQSRSQELGNNPFRRAGLIAASTTNNGAMNGIGFQAGYKQFFGENKRWGARYYGFVDYNHTYNKSQFFNASSDVWTYGVGSDLLVNFINDKATKNNKISFGAFGGIALAGTSWLNSQYVNLANVNNYYKAKINTANFQFLFNLGLRTNLARNKKRGSEHSAQHGMELGVKIPTINTNYYSLLGTQLQYRRLYSVYLNYVFAY
- a CDS encoding citrate synthase, with protein sequence MSVTLINNENNERYEFETIKCTRGPKAVDFSKLFETTGLFSYDPGYSSTAGCQSTISYIDGKQGELYYRGHKIEDLVANYEYVDVCRLLLTGELPKNKDESLEFELELRHRSFVHESLLNMFSAFPSNAHPMAKLSSGVSILSTLYSTHQNMHTEEDYQTMARRIVAKIPTLAAICYRNEVGAPIIYPDIARSYVENILFMLRGYPYSRLKHTTQGEVGITPLEVEAFDKILTLHADHGQNASSTTVRNVASTGVHPYAAISAGISALWGHLHGGANEKVLIQLEEIGDVKNVDKYIARVKDKNDSFKLMGFGHRVYKSYDPRAKILKGLKDELHKKGVKMDERLSEIAAKVEEIALKDEYFIERNLYPNVDFYSGTILRALKIPVRFFTPVFVIGRTVGWCAQLLEHIKSPQARITRPRQVYVGK
- the icd gene encoding isocitrate dehydrogenase (NADP(+)); its protein translation is MAYNPKILQKPKEGEEITIKGGKLHVPNHPIIPFIEGDGIGSDITPAMIKVVDSAVQKAYKGEKKIAWYEVFVGEKCYQKFKDHKELSPEEQWLLPDTIEAINHYKVSIKGPLTTPIGEGFRSLNVALRQKMDLYVCLRPVRWYGSPSPVKEPEKVDMVIFRENSEDIYAGIEWQEGSAEAKKLIHFLQNELKVKKIRFPESSGIGVKPISKEGTERLVRKAIEYAIDNDKPSVTFVHKGNIMKYTEGAFMKWGYALAQKEFNAQVIDKGPWCSLKNPKTGKEIIIKDMIADAFLQQILLRPSEYSVIATMNLNGDYISDALAAMVGGIGIAPGANLNDTVGMFEATHGTAPKYAGLDKVNPGSIILSAEMMLRHMGWVEAADLIVSAMEKAIKSKKVTYDFARLMDGAKEVKCSEFASVMIDHM
- a CDS encoding DUF1523 family protein, which translates into the protein MIKFVRNVVLFILTAIFLVLMLVASYCMPHYSVAVISGVEVKRMNENENTPNKETKTLARDVYFVQTYDPKDQKSVTVYRNEDTRFGFPYYFKFNSADISALAQSLVNQQVEVQYYGWRINLFNMFPNVIFIKPLKESAEVSKPIFSWILYALLLGGYFISVRSVRSLFKGKAH
- the bioD gene encoding dethiobiotin synthase is translated as MLFISATNTNAGKTTCARLLAQYCNTCGIKTILLKPIETGVNDAINHSSDAHLFLQDNRLLDSSLTLKDISFYRYHKASAPLIAQQEEDPNAPIDTNHLIQRIHHFTKTYDLVIVEGAGGLCVPITLEENMLDLALRLKAKTLLISHDNLGLINDCLLNDFLLKSHKLDYQIAINLRENNTAFYSISLPYIELFNERSNNPIAIFQKSLKELMSFALK
- a CDS encoding universal stress protein codes for the protein MNILFGISDTQECYNAIKFAVKLAHSLKEVRFTLLHVSMEVFIYSESGMMDYGQTEALEEEKAKALLKQFEEAFKKENIECESVLKSGDLIDVVLDMAKDYDLLLIGASESNLLYRLFISHQNSLVEQSSIPVVIAK
- a CDS encoding ATP-dependent Clp protease adaptor ClpS; the protein is MKIYKIPTPTMSQVIMLNDSITTAEFVISALRDFFDKPLKEAQELMLNIHRDGEGVCGVYPYDIARYRAACVKDKARALNFPLRLLVEEIR